In Kogia breviceps isolate mKogBre1 chromosome 7, mKogBre1 haplotype 1, whole genome shotgun sequence, a single window of DNA contains:
- the SLC29A2 gene encoding equilibrative nucleoside transporter 2 isoform X2 — translation MARGDAPQDSYHMVGISFFILGLGTLLPWNFFITAIPYFQGRLAGANGTTETLGANHTSPADTFNFNNWVTLLSQLPLLLFTLLNSFLYQCIPDTVRILGSLLVILLLFALTAVLVQVDMSPEPFFSITMASVWFINSFCAVLQGSLFGQLGTMPSMYSTLFLSGQGLAGIFAALAMLMSMASGVDAQTSALGYFITPCVGVLISIVCYLSLPHLKFARYYLAKKPSKAQGQELETKAELLKSDEKNGIPSSPQKAALTLDLDPEKETEMEPGEPQKPGKPPVFIVFQKIWLTALCLVLVFTVTLSVFPAITAMVTSSTSPGKWSQFFNPICCFLLFNVMDCLGRSLTSYFLWPRKDSRLLPLLVCLRAPFVPLFMLCHVPERSRLPILFPQDAYFITFMLLFAVSNGYLVSLTMCLAPRENGVENPGRAEVTGRPRQVLPHEREVAGTLMTFFLALGLSCGASLSFLFKALL, via the exons ATGGCGCGAGGAGACGCCCCGCAGGACAG CTACCACATGGTCGGGATCAGCTTCTTCATCCTGGGGCTGGGCACCCTCCTTCCCTGGAACTTCTTCATCACAGCCATCCCG TACTTCCAGGGGCGTCTGGCAGGGGCCAACGGCACCACCGAGACCCTGGGCGCCAACCACACGAGCCCTGCAGATACCTTCAACTTCAACAACTGGGTGACACTGCTGTCCCAGCTGCCTCTGCTTCTCTTCACACTCCTCAACTCCTTCCTGTACCAGTG CATCCCTGATACGGTGCGGATTCTGGGCAGCCTGCTGGTCATCCTGCTGCTCTTTGCCCTGACGGCGGTGTTGGTCCAGGTGGACATGAGCCCCGAGCCCTTCTTCTCTATCACCATGGCCTCTGTCTGGTTCATCAACT CCTTCTGTGCAGTTCTGCAGGGCAGCCTCTTCGGGCAACTGGGCACCATGCCTTCCATGTACAGCACCCTCTTCCTCAGCGGCCAGGGCCTGGCTGGGATCTTCGCTGCTCTTGCCATGCTCATGTCCATGGCCA GTGGCGTGGATGCCCAGACCTCCGCCCTGGGGTACTTCATCACGCCCTGTGTGGGCGTCCTCATATCCATCGTGTGCTACCTGAGCCTGCCCCACCTG AAGTTTGCCCGCTACTACCTGGCCAAGAAACCATCAAAGGCACAAGGTCAAGAGCTGGAGACCAAAGCTGAGCTCCTCAAGTCTG ATGAGAAGAACGGGATTCCCAGCAGCCCCCAAAAGGCAGCCCTGACTCTGGATCTTGACCCTGAGAAGGAGACAGAGATGGAGCCAGGGGAACCCCAGAAGCCAGGAAAACCTCCAGTTTTCATTGTCTTCCAGAAG ATCTGGCTGACGGCGCTGTGTCTCGTGCTGGTCTTCACAGTCACCCTGTCCGTCTTCCCAGCCATCACAGCCATGGTGACCAGCTCCACCAGCCCTGGGAAGTGGA gtCAGTTCTTCAACCCCATCTGCTGCTTCCTTCTCTTCAACGTCATGGACTGTCTGGGACGGAGCCTGACCTCTTACTTCCTGTGG CCACGCAAAGACAGCCGGCTGCTGCCCCTGCTGGTCTGCCTGCGCGCCCCGTTTGTGCCACTCTTCATGCTGTGCCACGTGCCCGAGAGGTCCCGGCTGCCCATCCTCTTCCCGCAGGACGCCTACTTCATCACCTTCATGCTGCTCTTTGCTGTTTCAAATGGTTACCTGGTGTCCCTCACCATGTGCCTGGCGCCCAG GGAAAATGGAGTCGAGAATCCAGGGAGAGCCGAGGTGACCGGGAGGCCCAG GCAGGTGCTGCCACATGAGAGGGAGGTGGCCGGCACCCTCATGACCTTCTTCCTGGCTCTGGGGCTCTCCTGTGGcgcctccctctccttcctcttcaagGCGCTGCTCTGA
- the SLC29A2 gene encoding equilibrative nucleoside transporter 2 isoform X1: protein MARGDAPQDSYHMVGISFFILGLGTLLPWNFFITAIPVLGTVQRQRVSPAEVNGAIPSMGGGRGRRLGGFLRVGCRVTLYPTPLASWQYFQGRLAGANGTTETLGANHTSPADTFNFNNWVTLLSQLPLLLFTLLNSFLYQCIPDTVRILGSLLVILLLFALTAVLVQVDMSPEPFFSITMASVWFINSFCAVLQGSLFGQLGTMPSMYSTLFLSGQGLAGIFAALAMLMSMASGVDAQTSALGYFITPCVGVLISIVCYLSLPHLKFARYYLAKKPSKAQGQELETKAELLKSDEKNGIPSSPQKAALTLDLDPEKETEMEPGEPQKPGKPPVFIVFQKIWLTALCLVLVFTVTLSVFPAITAMVTSSTSPGKWSQFFNPICCFLLFNVMDCLGRSLTSYFLWPRKDSRLLPLLVCLRAPFVPLFMLCHVPERSRLPILFPQDAYFITFMLLFAVSNGYLVSLTMCLAPRQVLPHEREVAGTLMTFFLALGLSCGASLSFLFKALL from the exons ATGGCGCGAGGAGACGCCCCGCAGGACAG CTACCACATGGTCGGGATCAGCTTCTTCATCCTGGGGCTGGGCACCCTCCTTCCCTGGAACTTCTTCATCACAGCCATCCCG gtgctggggacGGTGCAAAGACAGAGAGTCAGTCCCGCAGAAGTTAACGGAGCAATCCCAAGCATGGGAGGAGGTAGAGGGAGAAGGCTGGGGGGGTTCCTGAGGGTAGGTTGTAGGGTGACCCTGTACCCCACTCCCCTGGCATCCTGGCAGTACTTCCAGGGGCGTCTGGCAGGGGCCAACGGCACCACCGAGACCCTGGGCGCCAACCACACGAGCCCTGCAGATACCTTCAACTTCAACAACTGGGTGACACTGCTGTCCCAGCTGCCTCTGCTTCTCTTCACACTCCTCAACTCCTTCCTGTACCAGTG CATCCCTGATACGGTGCGGATTCTGGGCAGCCTGCTGGTCATCCTGCTGCTCTTTGCCCTGACGGCGGTGTTGGTCCAGGTGGACATGAGCCCCGAGCCCTTCTTCTCTATCACCATGGCCTCTGTCTGGTTCATCAACT CCTTCTGTGCAGTTCTGCAGGGCAGCCTCTTCGGGCAACTGGGCACCATGCCTTCCATGTACAGCACCCTCTTCCTCAGCGGCCAGGGCCTGGCTGGGATCTTCGCTGCTCTTGCCATGCTCATGTCCATGGCCA GTGGCGTGGATGCCCAGACCTCCGCCCTGGGGTACTTCATCACGCCCTGTGTGGGCGTCCTCATATCCATCGTGTGCTACCTGAGCCTGCCCCACCTG AAGTTTGCCCGCTACTACCTGGCCAAGAAACCATCAAAGGCACAAGGTCAAGAGCTGGAGACCAAAGCTGAGCTCCTCAAGTCTG ATGAGAAGAACGGGATTCCCAGCAGCCCCCAAAAGGCAGCCCTGACTCTGGATCTTGACCCTGAGAAGGAGACAGAGATGGAGCCAGGGGAACCCCAGAAGCCAGGAAAACCTCCAGTTTTCATTGTCTTCCAGAAG ATCTGGCTGACGGCGCTGTGTCTCGTGCTGGTCTTCACAGTCACCCTGTCCGTCTTCCCAGCCATCACAGCCATGGTGACCAGCTCCACCAGCCCTGGGAAGTGGA gtCAGTTCTTCAACCCCATCTGCTGCTTCCTTCTCTTCAACGTCATGGACTGTCTGGGACGGAGCCTGACCTCTTACTTCCTGTGG CCACGCAAAGACAGCCGGCTGCTGCCCCTGCTGGTCTGCCTGCGCGCCCCGTTTGTGCCACTCTTCATGCTGTGCCACGTGCCCGAGAGGTCCCGGCTGCCCATCCTCTTCCCGCAGGACGCCTACTTCATCACCTTCATGCTGCTCTTTGCTGTTTCAAATGGTTACCTGGTGTCCCTCACCATGTGCCTGGCGCCCAG GCAGGTGCTGCCACATGAGAGGGAGGTGGCCGGCACCCTCATGACCTTCTTCCTGGCTCTGGGGCTCTCCTGTGGcgcctccctctccttcctcttcaagGCGCTGCTCTGA
- the SLC29A2 gene encoding equilibrative nucleoside transporter 2 isoform X3: protein MARGDAPQDSYHMVGISFFILGLGTLLPWNFFITAIPYFQGRLAGANGTTETLGANHTSPADTFNFNNWVTLLSQLPLLLFTLLNSFLYQCIPDTVRILGSLLVILLLFALTAVLVQVDMSPEPFFSITMASVWFINSFCAVLQGSLFGQLGTMPSMYSTLFLSGQGLAGIFAALAMLMSMASGVDAQTSALGYFITPCVGVLISIVCYLSLPHLKFARYYLAKKPSKAQGQELETKAELLKSDEKNGIPSSPQKAALTLDLDPEKETEMEPGEPQKPGKPPVFIVFQKIWLTALCLVLVFTVTLSVFPAITAMVTSSTSPGKWSQFFNPICCFLLFNVMDCLGRSLTSYFLWPRKDSRLLPLLVCLRAPFVPLFMLCHVPERSRLPILFPQDAYFITFMLLFAVSNGYLVSLTMCLAPRQVLPHEREVAGTLMTFFLALGLSCGASLSFLFKALL from the exons ATGGCGCGAGGAGACGCCCCGCAGGACAG CTACCACATGGTCGGGATCAGCTTCTTCATCCTGGGGCTGGGCACCCTCCTTCCCTGGAACTTCTTCATCACAGCCATCCCG TACTTCCAGGGGCGTCTGGCAGGGGCCAACGGCACCACCGAGACCCTGGGCGCCAACCACACGAGCCCTGCAGATACCTTCAACTTCAACAACTGGGTGACACTGCTGTCCCAGCTGCCTCTGCTTCTCTTCACACTCCTCAACTCCTTCCTGTACCAGTG CATCCCTGATACGGTGCGGATTCTGGGCAGCCTGCTGGTCATCCTGCTGCTCTTTGCCCTGACGGCGGTGTTGGTCCAGGTGGACATGAGCCCCGAGCCCTTCTTCTCTATCACCATGGCCTCTGTCTGGTTCATCAACT CCTTCTGTGCAGTTCTGCAGGGCAGCCTCTTCGGGCAACTGGGCACCATGCCTTCCATGTACAGCACCCTCTTCCTCAGCGGCCAGGGCCTGGCTGGGATCTTCGCTGCTCTTGCCATGCTCATGTCCATGGCCA GTGGCGTGGATGCCCAGACCTCCGCCCTGGGGTACTTCATCACGCCCTGTGTGGGCGTCCTCATATCCATCGTGTGCTACCTGAGCCTGCCCCACCTG AAGTTTGCCCGCTACTACCTGGCCAAGAAACCATCAAAGGCACAAGGTCAAGAGCTGGAGACCAAAGCTGAGCTCCTCAAGTCTG ATGAGAAGAACGGGATTCCCAGCAGCCCCCAAAAGGCAGCCCTGACTCTGGATCTTGACCCTGAGAAGGAGACAGAGATGGAGCCAGGGGAACCCCAGAAGCCAGGAAAACCTCCAGTTTTCATTGTCTTCCAGAAG ATCTGGCTGACGGCGCTGTGTCTCGTGCTGGTCTTCACAGTCACCCTGTCCGTCTTCCCAGCCATCACAGCCATGGTGACCAGCTCCACCAGCCCTGGGAAGTGGA gtCAGTTCTTCAACCCCATCTGCTGCTTCCTTCTCTTCAACGTCATGGACTGTCTGGGACGGAGCCTGACCTCTTACTTCCTGTGG CCACGCAAAGACAGCCGGCTGCTGCCCCTGCTGGTCTGCCTGCGCGCCCCGTTTGTGCCACTCTTCATGCTGTGCCACGTGCCCGAGAGGTCCCGGCTGCCCATCCTCTTCCCGCAGGACGCCTACTTCATCACCTTCATGCTGCTCTTTGCTGTTTCAAATGGTTACCTGGTGTCCCTCACCATGTGCCTGGCGCCCAG GCAGGTGCTGCCACATGAGAGGGAGGTGGCCGGCACCCTCATGACCTTCTTCCTGGCTCTGGGGCTCTCCTGTGGcgcctccctctccttcctcttcaagGCGCTGCTCTGA
- the SLC29A2 gene encoding equilibrative nucleoside transporter 2 isoform X4 encodes MRTLPSSVMSSIPDTVRILGSLLVILLLFALTAVLVQVDMSPEPFFSITMASVWFINSFCAVLQGSLFGQLGTMPSMYSTLFLSGQGLAGIFAALAMLMSMASGVDAQTSALGYFITPCVGVLISIVCYLSLPHLKFARYYLAKKPSKAQGQELETKAELLKSDEKNGIPSSPQKAALTLDLDPEKETEMEPGEPQKPGKPPVFIVFQKIWLTALCLVLVFTVTLSVFPAITAMVTSSTSPGKWSQFFNPICCFLLFNVMDCLGRSLTSYFLWPRKDSRLLPLLVCLRAPFVPLFMLCHVPERSRLPILFPQDAYFITFMLLFAVSNGYLVSLTMCLAPRQVLPHEREVAGTLMTFFLALGLSCGASLSFLFKALL; translated from the exons ATGCGCACTCTGCCCTCCTCCGTTATGAGCAGCATCCCTGATACGGTGCGGATTCTGGGCAGCCTGCTGGTCATCCTGCTGCTCTTTGCCCTGACGGCGGTGTTGGTCCAGGTGGACATGAGCCCCGAGCCCTTCTTCTCTATCACCATGGCCTCTGTCTGGTTCATCAACT CCTTCTGTGCAGTTCTGCAGGGCAGCCTCTTCGGGCAACTGGGCACCATGCCTTCCATGTACAGCACCCTCTTCCTCAGCGGCCAGGGCCTGGCTGGGATCTTCGCTGCTCTTGCCATGCTCATGTCCATGGCCA GTGGCGTGGATGCCCAGACCTCCGCCCTGGGGTACTTCATCACGCCCTGTGTGGGCGTCCTCATATCCATCGTGTGCTACCTGAGCCTGCCCCACCTG AAGTTTGCCCGCTACTACCTGGCCAAGAAACCATCAAAGGCACAAGGTCAAGAGCTGGAGACCAAAGCTGAGCTCCTCAAGTCTG ATGAGAAGAACGGGATTCCCAGCAGCCCCCAAAAGGCAGCCCTGACTCTGGATCTTGACCCTGAGAAGGAGACAGAGATGGAGCCAGGGGAACCCCAGAAGCCAGGAAAACCTCCAGTTTTCATTGTCTTCCAGAAG ATCTGGCTGACGGCGCTGTGTCTCGTGCTGGTCTTCACAGTCACCCTGTCCGTCTTCCCAGCCATCACAGCCATGGTGACCAGCTCCACCAGCCCTGGGAAGTGGA gtCAGTTCTTCAACCCCATCTGCTGCTTCCTTCTCTTCAACGTCATGGACTGTCTGGGACGGAGCCTGACCTCTTACTTCCTGTGG CCACGCAAAGACAGCCGGCTGCTGCCCCTGCTGGTCTGCCTGCGCGCCCCGTTTGTGCCACTCTTCATGCTGTGCCACGTGCCCGAGAGGTCCCGGCTGCCCATCCTCTTCCCGCAGGACGCCTACTTCATCACCTTCATGCTGCTCTTTGCTGTTTCAAATGGTTACCTGGTGTCCCTCACCATGTGCCTGGCGCCCAG GCAGGTGCTGCCACATGAGAGGGAGGTGGCCGGCACCCTCATGACCTTCTTCCTGGCTCTGGGGCTCTCCTGTGGcgcctccctctccttcctcttcaagGCGCTGCTCTGA